AATCAGGCTACTTTTGAGGCGGTAGAGGATATTCTACACCAAAACGAGAGCGTACTCATTTTTAGCGAGGCGCGTTGTATTATGGAAAAGCGGCTGCGCCCTTTGCGCAAAGGAACAGCGCGTATAGCTTTTGCCGCCGAATCTGCCAAAAATTTTGAGCTGGGCTTGCAGGTAATTCCGGTATCTATCAACTACACTTATGGCAATCAAATACGCAGCGAAGCGATGGTGCATTTCGGAAAGAGTATTGCTGTTGCCGATTTTCGCGGCGATTTTGAGCAAAATATGGCGGTAGCCTTTCGCAAATTCAACCAGCAACTCAGCGAAGCACTCGCCGAAAACCTGATTATTATTGAGCAGCCCGACACCGAAATCCTCGTTGAAAGGCTGCTGCCGCTGCTCCGCAATGAGCTGCACATTTATGCCCTCCCTTGGTTGCAACATCAAAAAGCGCGACTGCTTGCCGAACAAAAACTGTGTAAAGGTATTTCCAATTTATACCTCAATAACCCCGTTGCATATCAGCAATTAAATACGCAAGCCGAGTTGTATTGGCAACAATTGGAACGCCTGCAAGTAAGCGATGAAGCCGTAAAAATGAAAGACAAAAGTTTGTGGATAGAAGGATTAATAGCACCTTTGGCAATACCCGCCGTCATAGGAGCAATGTTCAATGCGCCGCCTTTTTTGTTGGCAGATGCTTTAGCCAAACGGACATTTAAAAATGTAATAGAATACGAAAATTCGGTGCGTTTTGTAGGATTAACGCTTTTTATTCTATTTATTATGTCATTATCTTATTGATACTCAGTGCCAAAACAGGAATATTAAAAGCAGTGCTGCTGCTATTTATACTGGCAGCCTGCGGTTATATGTCATTGTATGTATTTCCCCAACTGATACTGTTGCGGCAGCGAGGCAAATTGCTGATAAAAAGCAATTTTGGAAATCCGGTAGAAATGAGCAATTTATCCAAATGGCGCGCCGAAATCATCAAAACTATAAAATCTTTGTAAAAATAGCTGCCCATAGACAGCACCCTGTTTATTACAACAAGTTTCATTAACTTGCAACAATAAAAGTGCCTGAATGATGCTGAAACAATATATTTATACAGCTTTGTTGCTGCTGTTGTGTGTAGAAAGTGGTTGCTTTTTGACACGCAAAACGCCCACCGACTATGAAGATGTAGTAATTGTGACAGAACCCGAAACACCGCCACCGCCGCCTGTTTCCGAAGAAAAACCCACCCCACCAGTAATAGTAGCTCCGCCCATCGGCAAAAAAGATACCGTAAAGACCGAACCTCAGAAACCAAGCGACTTCATACAACAAAAATCAGTGTATGATATAGCTTATTTATTGCCCTTCAATATAACGTATAATAATTTGGACAGTGCCAATGACTCTATCTATTCCAAATCTATTCTGGCTCTTGACTTTTGGCAGGGTACACAAATGGCATTAGAAGAAATACGCGATGCGGTGCAAAACTCAATATTACTTTGCTCGACAGCGAAAACACCCCGAAGTGGTGACAAATTTGTTCAACGCCGACAGTTCCCTGCAACGATACGATTTAATGATCGGTCCCGTTTATACCAAACAGTTGAATGTAGCGGCAGATTTTGCCCTCAAACATAAAGTGCCGATGGTATCTCCTTTGTCGCCGCGTGTGCAGGGCATTGTACAAAATCCTTATTTTTTCAACGCCAACCCCACCACCACTTCGCATTTCAAGGCAATGTACGATTATATTTCAAAGCACTGGACTACTTCCGACATTATCCTTATCACGAGCAACGCCGACCAAGATGCCAACGCCGCCAACGAATTATCTGTGATTTTCAATAATGCGGCAGTCAGTGAGCATCGCTATATCAATATCAAAAAAATAAATTCAGAAAGCCCCACTTTTAGCACCGATTTGCAAAATGCTTTGGCAGTGGGCAGAGAAAACATTGTAATAGCTGCTATTTTTGAGGAAAAACAAGCCAAAAGTATTTGCTCCAAATTATCCGGCAATTCGGTGATACTATGGACTATGCCCACTTGGGACAGTATGGAAAATTTGAATTTAGAAATATTGGAAAGCCTCAAAGTTTATCAAAGCACTTCATTTTTTTATGATGAAAGCAATCCCGAACAAGTCGCTTTCCGCACAGCTTATCGTCAGCGTTATCATATTTTTCCGAGCGAATATGCCTGCAAAGGCTACGATATGACCCATTATTTTGTGGATTTATTATTCAAAAAAGGAAAAAATATCAGCCAAAATCTGGCAAGTGCCAATAAAAAAGGCATTTTTTGCGATTATGATTTTGTACCTTCTTTATTGGGAGTTTCTAATAATTCGGTGATAGCAAAACCCGATTTTTATGAAAACAAATCGCTTAAAATCATCAAATTTGAAGGCTACGAATATATATTAGCCCCGTAGCGGATACCGCAAAATATTTTTTATAAGGCAGAGGCAAAAAGAAAAAAAGACGTATTGTTTTTTTTATAAAAATTTGATTTTAAATATTTTATAAAACATTATTTATTTAAAAACCTTCGCCTAATTGTTATTTTTAATTTTTATTCACTTTACAGCATTTTACTAAAAAACCCTGCAAGGCTCATTTTTTTACCGCTTTATTTTTTTATGGATATTCAATTTAATGAAATAGAACAACAGTGCCACGATTTTTGGGAAAACCATCATATTTATCGTGTGAACAACAACAGCAGCCGTCCTAAATTTTATATTTTGGATATGTTTCCTTATCCTTCAGGAGCAGGATTGCACGTGGGACACCCACTCGGCTACATCGCCACCGACATCTATGCCCGCTACAAACGTATGAAGGGTTTTAATGTATTGCACCCGATGGGCTTTGATGCTTTCGGCTTACCTGCCGAGCAGTACGCCATTCAAACAGGACAGCACCCCGCCGTTACAACGGCTCAAAATATTGCCACCTACAAAAAACAACTACAACTCATCGGGCTGAACTTCGACTGGGAAAGACAAGTAAATACGTCCGATCCTAATTTTTACCGTTGGACACAATGGATTTTTCTTCAGTTTTTTGACAGTTGGTACAACAAAAACAGCGACCGTGCCGAACCTATCGCTACTTTAATTGCAGCATTTGAACAAAACGGTAATAAAAATATCAAAGCGGCTTGCACCGATACTGCCTCTTTTGATGCCGCCCAATGGAAAGCAATGAGCGAAGAAGAACAGCAGCGCGTTTTACTCCATTATCGTTTGGCGTATTTGGGCGAAAGTGAGGTGTGGTGGTGCGAAGGGCTGAACAGCGTGCTTGCCAACGACGAAGTAAAAGACGGTTTTTCAGAGCGCGGCGGTTTTCCTGCCGAGCGCAGAAAAATGCGACAGTGGTTTTTGCGCATCACCGCCTACGCCGACCGGCTTCTGCAAGGGCTGAATGATATTGAATGGAGCGAATCTATCAAAGAGCAACAACGTCACTGGATAGGAAAATCGCAGGGAGCAGAGATTGATTTTTACCTCACCCTGCCCGCTCCTTCAGAGCAAAAAGTGCGTGTATTTACCACCCGCCCCGACACTATCTTCGGTGTAACATTTATGGTACTCGCTCCCGAACACGAACTCGTGAGCAGCATTACCACCGCCGAGCAGCGCAATGATGTGGAAGCATATATCGCATACGTAAAACGCCGCTCCGAGCGCGAGCGACAAGCCGAAAAGAAAATCAGCGGTGTATTTACGGGGGCTTATGTGACACACCCTTTCACAGACGAACCGATTCCGGTATGGATAAGCGAATATGTGCTGGCAGGATACGGAACGGGAGCAATTATGGCGGTACCCGCCGATGACGAGCGCGATTATAATTTTGCCAAGCATTTTAATTTGCCCATCGTTGATATTATTGACAAATCAAAATATCCCAATGCCACGATTGAAGACAAATTGGGGGTGATGATAAATTCGGATTTTTTGGACGGAATGGAAGTGCCTGCCGCCATAGAAGAGGTTATTCGGATAGTGGAAGAAGAGGGTATTGGCGAAGGGCGCATCAACTACCGCCTCCGCGATGCGGGTTTCAGCAGACAGCGTTTTTGGGGCGAGCCTTTTCCGATTGTATATCACTCCGAAGCTGCCGATGCACTCCCCTATCCTATTCCCGTCAGTGAGTTGCCTTTGGAGTTGCCTTCGGTTCAAAATTACTCCTCCAGCGGCGGCAAAGCTCCTTTGTATCATATCAAAGAATGGGCTTTTTTACCCAACGGCACTATCCGCGAAACCGACACAATGCCCGGCAATGCAGGCAGCAGTTGGTACTATTTGCGCTATATGGACGCACAAAACGACCAAACTTTTGCTTCGCCCGAAGCCCTCAACTATTGGCAGCAGGTGGACTTTTATGTAGGCGGTTCTGAACACGCTGTGGGGCATTTGCTGTATGCGCGTATGTGGCACAAATTCCTCTGCGACAAAGGCTATCTTCACACACAAGAGCCTTTCAAAAAATTGCTCAATCAGGGTATGATACAAGGGCGTTCCAATATGGTGTATCGCCTCAAAGACCAGCCCAATACTTTTGTATCGGCGGGTTTGCTGCATCAATACGAGTGCAGCGCGATGAATGTGTGGGTAAACTTAGTGGACAGAGATGATTATCTGGACCTCGTTGCTTTTAAACAATGGCGACCCGATTTAGCAAATGCGGAATTTATTTTGGAAAACGGCAAATATAAATGCGGTGTAGAAGTTGAAAAAATGTCGAAATCCAAATTCAACACCGTTTCGCCCGATGATATGATAGCGCAATACGGAGCAGATTGTTTTCGTATGTTTGAGATGTTTTTGGGTCCCATCGAACAACACAAACCCTGGGATACCAAAGGCATAGAGGGTGTATCTAAGTTTCTGCGCAAATTTGCCCGCCTTTTCGAGCGCAACGAGCAATGGAGCATCTCTGATGAAGCACCTACCCGCGAAGAACTGAAAATATTGCACCGCGCCATCAAAAAAATAAGCGAGGATATTGAGCGTTTTTCGCATAATACTTGTGTGAGTGCTTTTATGGTATGTGTGAATGATTTGGGGGCTTTGCAATGCAACAAAATTGCCATTTTAGAGCCTTTACTGCGTTTGCTTGCACCTTTTGCACCTTTTATTACCGAATATTTTTGGCAAAAATTAGACAAAACGGGCAGTATTCATCACGCTGCATTTCCCGAACTCGACGAACAATATTTGGTAGAAAGCGATTTTGAATATCCGATTATGATTAACGGCAAATTGCGCTCCAAAATAGTAATGCCTTTGGACTTGGACGAAACTGCTGCTCAAAATATCGTTCTCGCCGATGAAAAAGTACAACAATGGACAAACGGCGGCGTGAAGCGTTTTATTTTGGTAAAAGGGCGCATTGTGAATATTGTGGCTTGATGATATAAATAAAAAACCTAGCGATACGACTGTTTTTTTAAGGGTAAAAAGAAACAACACAACAACTTAAAAAGCGCGAAAGTGTAAAGCTATTTCAAGATTTGGCTATTTTTGCCTGTTTTGTACCTGATTGTTGGGTCGGAGGCATTTTTTGGGGTGGGGTGCGCTACTATAGCCAAAAGTAGGCAACTACAGGTAGCTATTTTTTTTCAAAAATTCCTTATTTATAAGGATAATATAAATAACTCGAACTATATACACATGTTATCTGAGGGGGTGGCAAAGAGGTAGGGGGGTACTTCGGAAGTATCCCTCCTACCTCAGAACTCGGTTAACTCTCCTCAGAAATCACTCCACTTAGTTTGAACCTTAATTCTGGGTATTATACCATTCAAATATCTATTTGGCATAGTTGTTTTACAGATTCAATTCCATTCAAAGTGGCTGATATTATTGCTAATATGAGCCATATCATTACAAAATGGAAGACTTTATACACTGTGTCATTTATATATTTATTTGGTATTATACTAAAATCAGATAAAATATGCGTATAAAACCGAAAATACGAGTCAAGGGAATGAAAAACAAAAAAACTGTCTATCTCTATCCTCTAATCGCAAAAATCAAGGTTCAGACAAATGAATCTCAATTTTGAGGGTTATTGAAGTAGTATAAATTTTGATTTTTTGATATTCGGATAAAAACCATCGTATCATTAGGCCTTGCTGTTAAAAATGAAAGTTATTTTTTAACACTAATAAAAAATTACAAACGCTCTTTATTCTGCAATTTGCTATGCTTGATGCTATATCCGAAATAAATGGTAAATCCAATCAAAAGCCATACAATCAAACGCAGCCAAGTGTCGCCGGGTAAAAAAACCATCATAAACAAGCAGGTGATAATGCCCAAAATCGGGGTGAGGGGCATTAGCGGCACTTTAAAAGCACGCGGCACATCGGGCTGTGTTTTGCGCAATACCATCACGCCTATACACACCAATATAAAAGCCAGCAAGGTGCCAATGCTCGTCATTTCGCCCACTACTCTGCCGGGCACAAAAGCTGCAAACAGGCTCACAAATACCAAAAACAACAAAGTGCTTTTGGCAGGTGTGCGAAAAGTAGGGTGTATCTCGCTGAATACTTTTGGCAACAAACCGTCTTTGCTCATACTGAAAAATACGCGCGTTTGTCCCAGCAGCATTACCAAAATTACTGAAGAATAGCCGCCCAAAATTGCAATAATGATGGCACGGTTGAGCCAAGGAAAATCCGGTATGATTTTGCCCGAAGTAGGGTCAAAGGTACCCATGTGGTCAATTGCTACCGCCACGGGTGCTATGCCGTCTTTTCCGGCAAATTCTTTGTAATTGGCAACCCCCGTCATCACAAATGCAAACAAAATATACAAAATAGTACATATCAACAAAGAACCCAAAATACCGATGGGCATATCTTTTTTGGGGTTTTTGGCTTCTTGTGCGGCTGTACTTACGGCATCAAAACCGATGTAGGCAAAAAACACAATTGCTGCTGCCCGTATGATGCCGCTAAAACCAAATTCGCCGAAGTTGCCCGTGTTTTCGGGAATATAGGGGTTATAGTTGGAATAATTGATGTAGCTCCAGCCCAATACAATAAAAATAATCACCACCGCCAATTTTACCATTACAATAAAACTATTGAATCTGGAACTTTCTTGTGTGCCTTTCATCAACATCAAGCTCATCGCTACCACAATAAATACTGCCGGCAAATTAATCATTCCGCCGTCCCAAGGACCCACCATCAGCGATTCGGGCAGGTGAATATCGAAACCTTCCATAAATTTTCCGAAATAACGACTCCAGCTGATACTGACCGTAGCCGCGCCCACTGCGTATTCCAGCACCAAATCCCAACCGATAATCCAGGCGATAAACTCGCCCATCGTGGCATACGAATAAGTGTAGGCACTCCCCGCAATAGGAATCATACTCGAAAATTCGGCGTAGCACAATCCGGCAAACAAGCAGCCCAAAGCTGCCACCACAAAAGAGATGGTAATAGCAGGTCCGGCGTTGGCGGCGGCAGCACCGCCTGTTATCGAAAACAAACCCGCCCCGATAATAGCACCGATGCCCAAAGCAATCAGCGCACCTGCTCCCAAGGTTTTTTTCAATCCCTTTTCGGAGTCGCCAGCTTCCTTCAATAAGTCGCCCAAAGGTTTTTTTATCCAAAGATTAGCCATAAAAAATTAATCTGTTAAAAAGTTAAAAATGTTTTAATCCAAGTAATGTGAACATTTAAAAAATATATTTTCGGTAATGATCTGCTACAAACTTATGTAAAAAATATTGTTAGGTTTGAATTTTTATACAAAACTTTTTTCTAAAAATGCTGTGGGCTAAGTTTTTTTTAAAATTTACGATAAAAAATGCCCCTGCTCATTACGAACAGAGGCACTTGGAAGTTTTTTAAAAATTTATTTTTTTTATTTATATAAAATTTATCCTTTGTTTATTTTTTGGGATATTTTAACAATCCGACATTGGTGCAGTTTTTTTTAATTATTTAAAAATCTAAGGTATCGCTACGAGTAAAAACATGTACTTTTACTGCATATTTTTGTATTTTATTTCATAAAAAATGAATACCGCTTATCCGAGAAGTGCTGTTTTTCCGGGTTCTTTTGACCCTTTTACGCTGGGACACTACGAAATTGTGCAACGCGCTCTGCCACTTTTCGACCGCTTGGTCATTGCTATTGGCAGCAACTCGCAGAAAAAAACGCTTTACAGCCTCGAAAAACGATTGGCGTTGATACAAAAATTGTTTAAAGATGAACCCAAAGTGAGTGTGGCGGCTTTTGGTGGACTGACGGCAGAATTTTGTCGGGAACAAAAAATTCCGTTTCTGCTGCGCGGCTTGCGCTCCTCCGCCGATTTTGATTACGAAAAAAGCATTGCCCAACTCAATCACGCCATCAACACCGAGGTAGATACCGTTTTTTTAATCAGTTCGCCGCATTTGTCGCATATCAGTTCTACTATTGTTCGCGAAATTATTATGAACAAAGGCGATGCTTCTGCTTTTGTTCCTGCTGCTATTCAGGCTGATCTGTAGAATTATTTTTTATTTTTTGCAATTTTAACGGATTATCACGCCTTTGCAGTTCATCAAAGGTAGGTCGCTGAAATTGTCTTCGACGATACTTTCGGCAACAAATACATATTTTTTGTCGTACATGTAGCCGTTTTGACGAAAACTTATCCAATATTCATTGCTCAAAGCGGTGGCTTCTTTTTCAAAGCTGTCTATTTTTACAAAAGTGCCACCCGCTACATTCTCTAACAACACGGTAAGTGTGGCGGTTTGCAAATTTTTGCCTTCTATTTCACCTACACCCCGCGCCCTGATAAGTACATTTTGCAAATCTTCTTCCTTGAGATTAAGAATATAGGTAGAAAACAACTCCAAATCATCGCTGTTATCGGGTACTACTGCTAATGCAATATCCTCTACTTTAAAAAATTTTACGTTTCTAATCATTATTTGCTATTCTATAATTTTTTCTTCTGAAATAAAATACTGCTTTTTGCTGTTTATTCATAACGCAATGACTCTATGGGGTCTAAGCGTGAGGCTTTTATAGCCGGATAAATGCCGGCAACTACGCCTACTACCAAACAGAAAAAAACACCCGCCGCTATCCAAGCCCAAGGCACTAAAAAGGGACCTTTTACCAAAGCTGATACCGCATTGCCCATAGCTATACCCAATATAATGCCTACAACGCCACCCAACTGACAAATTAAGATGGCTTCGCTCAAAAATTGTATGAGTATGGTGCGGTTTTTTGCTCCTATGGCTTTGCTTACGCCAATTTCGCGGGTGCGCTCGGCTACCGCCACCAACATGATATTCATCAATCCGATGCCTGCTCCTACTAATGTAATACCACCGATTACATAAGCTGCCAATACGATATTTTTGAGCTGGTCTATGAGAATACCCGACAGTTTGTCGCTAGTTTCAAATTCAAAATCATCGGGTACA
The window above is part of the Sphingobacteriales bacterium genome. Proteins encoded here:
- a CDS encoding 1-acyl-sn-glycerol-3-phosphate acyltransferase — encoded protein: MYYFLRFLAWIHIRILFKKLYVSGLEHIPKNRPVLFAANHPNSFIDAALVNLSVLPPPYSLARGDVFQKRWLPLFRVLKMLPVYRMEEGREQLGNNQATFEAVEDILHQNESVLIFSEARCIMEKRLRPLRKGTARIAFAAESAKNFELGLQVIPVSINYTYGNQIRSEAMVHFGKSIAVADFRGDFEQNMAVAFRKFNQQLSEALAENLIIIEQPDTEILVERLLPLLRNELHIYALPWLQHQKARLLAEQKLCKGISNLYLNNPVAYQQLNTQAELYWQQLERLQVSDEAVKMKDKSLWIEGLIAPLAIPAVIGAMFNAPPFLLADALAKRTFKNVIEYENSVRFVGLTLFILFIMSLSY
- a CDS encoding amino acid ABC transporter substrate-binding protein gives rise to the protein MVTNLFNADSSLQRYDLMIGPVYTKQLNVAADFALKHKVPMVSPLSPRVQGIVQNPYFFNANPTTTSHFKAMYDYISKHWTTSDIILITSNADQDANAANELSVIFNNAAVSEHRYINIKKINSESPTFSTDLQNALAVGRENIVIAAIFEEKQAKSICSKLSGNSVILWTMPTWDSMENLNLEILESLKVYQSTSFFYDESNPEQVAFRTAYRQRYHIFPSEYACKGYDMTHYFVDLLFKKGKNISQNLASANKKGIFCDYDFVPSLLGVSNNSVIAKPDFYENKSLKIIKFEGYEYILAP
- a CDS encoding leucine--tRNA ligase, which encodes MDIQFNEIEQQCHDFWENHHIYRVNNNSSRPKFYILDMFPYPSGAGLHVGHPLGYIATDIYARYKRMKGFNVLHPMGFDAFGLPAEQYAIQTGQHPAVTTAQNIATYKKQLQLIGLNFDWERQVNTSDPNFYRWTQWIFLQFFDSWYNKNSDRAEPIATLIAAFEQNGNKNIKAACTDTASFDAAQWKAMSEEEQQRVLLHYRLAYLGESEVWWCEGLNSVLANDEVKDGFSERGGFPAERRKMRQWFLRITAYADRLLQGLNDIEWSESIKEQQRHWIGKSQGAEIDFYLTLPAPSEQKVRVFTTRPDTIFGVTFMVLAPEHELVSSITTAEQRNDVEAYIAYVKRRSERERQAEKKISGVFTGAYVTHPFTDEPIPVWISEYVLAGYGTGAIMAVPADDERDYNFAKHFNLPIVDIIDKSKYPNATIEDKLGVMINSDFLDGMEVPAAIEEVIRIVEEEGIGEGRINYRLRDAGFSRQRFWGEPFPIVYHSEAADALPYPIPVSELPLELPSVQNYSSSGGKAPLYHIKEWAFLPNGTIRETDTMPGNAGSSWYYLRYMDAQNDQTFASPEALNYWQQVDFYVGGSEHAVGHLLYARMWHKFLCDKGYLHTQEPFKKLLNQGMIQGRSNMVYRLKDQPNTFVSAGLLHQYECSAMNVWVNLVDRDDYLDLVAFKQWRPDLANAEFILENGKYKCGVEVEKMSKSKFNTVSPDDMIAQYGADCFRMFEMFLGPIEQHKPWDTKGIEGVSKFLRKFARLFERNEQWSISDEAPTREELKILHRAIKKISEDIERFSHNTCVSAFMVCVNDLGALQCNKIAILEPLLRLLAPFAPFITEYFWQKLDKTGSIHHAAFPELDEQYLVESDFEYPIMINGKLRSKIVMPLDLDETAAQNIVLADEKVQQWTNGGVKRFILVKGRIVNIVA
- a CDS encoding amino acid permease, with amino-acid sequence MANLWIKKPLGDLLKEAGDSEKGLKKTLGAGALIALGIGAIIGAGLFSITGGAAAANAGPAITISFVVAALGCLFAGLCYAEFSSMIPIAGSAYTYSYATMGEFIAWIIGWDLVLEYAVGAATVSISWSRYFGKFMEGFDIHLPESLMVGPWDGGMINLPAVFIVVAMSLMLMKGTQESSRFNSFIVMVKLAVVIIFIVLGWSYINYSNYNPYIPENTGNFGEFGFSGIIRAAAIVFFAYIGFDAVSTAAQEAKNPKKDMPIGILGSLLICTILYILFAFVMTGVANYKEFAGKDGIAPVAVAIDHMGTFDPTSGKIIPDFPWLNRAIIIAILGGYSSVILVMLLGQTRVFFSMSKDGLLPKVFSEIHPTFRTPAKSTLLFLVFVSLFAAFVPGRVVGEMTSIGTLLAFILVCIGVMVLRKTQPDVPRAFKVPLMPLTPILGIITCLFMMVFLPGDTWLRLIVWLLIGFTIYFGYSIKHSKLQNKERL
- the coaD gene encoding pantetheine-phosphate adenylyltransferase, which produces MNTAYPRSAVFPGSFDPFTLGHYEIVQRALPLFDRLVIAIGSNSQKKTLYSLEKRLALIQKLFKDEPKVSVAAFGGLTAEFCREQKIPFLLRGLRSSADFDYEKSIAQLNHAINTEVDTVFLISSPHLSHISSTIVREIIMNKGDASAFVPAAIQADL